A DNA window from Candidatus Methylomirabilota bacterium contains the following coding sequences:
- a CDS encoding (Fe-S)-binding protein, with protein sequence MKASLMITCLGDMFFPEVGVAMVRLLRRLGVDVEFPEGQTCCGMPLFNSGYHADARAVAERTVRLFAGAEHVVVPSGSCAWMVKAEYPGLLADDPALHAEAKALAARTYELSQFLVGVLKVSEVGSTFAGKLTYHDSCHLLRGLGESRTPRTLLRNLAHGELLELPGADECCGFGGSFSVRLPEVSTAILDKKIAHVEATGADCLVACDAGCLMQMGGRLSRRGSRVRALHLAQVLAPDEPA encoded by the coding sequence GTGAAGGCCTCCCTCATGATCACGTGCCTCGGGGACATGTTCTTCCCCGAGGTCGGGGTGGCCATGGTCAGGCTGCTGCGCCGGCTCGGGGTCGACGTGGAGTTCCCCGAAGGACAGACCTGCTGCGGGATGCCGCTCTTCAACTCGGGCTATCATGCCGATGCCCGGGCGGTGGCCGAGCGCACGGTGCGGCTCTTCGCGGGCGCCGAGCATGTGGTGGTGCCCTCGGGCTCCTGCGCGTGGATGGTGAAGGCGGAGTATCCGGGGCTCCTCGCTGACGATCCTGCCCTCCATGCCGAGGCCAAGGCCCTGGCCGCCCGGACGTACGAGCTCTCGCAATTCCTGGTCGGGGTGTTGAAGGTGAGCGAGGTCGGCTCGACGTTCGCGGGCAAGCTGACCTATCACGACTCCTGCCATCTGCTGCGAGGTCTCGGCGAGTCTCGCACCCCGCGGACGCTGCTCCGGAACCTCGCGCATGGCGAGCTGCTCGAGCTGCCGGGCGCGGACGAGTGCTGCGGCTTCGGGGGCTCTTTCTCCGTCCGGCTGCCCGAGGTCTCCACGGCCATCCTCGACAAGAAGATCGCCCACGTGGAGGCGACGGGCGCCGACTGCCTGGTGGCCTGCGATGCCGGCTGTCTCATGCAGATGGGGGGAAGACTGTCGCGGCGCGGCTCGCGCGTGCGGGCCCTCCACCTTGCCCAGGTCCTGGCCCCGGACGAGCCGGCATGA
- a CDS encoding FAD-binding oxidoreductase produces the protein MTVSAPALEEGLGAIVGPGHVTAQSAALSTVSIDGRPPRWIASPGSTDEVSRILALCSTEKLAVSPRGRGSATDLGNPPRRLDLVIDLARLTAVLDYVPEDMVATVQAGCILEGLGSVFGKHAQMLALDPHAGQSRTVGGVLATNASGPSRFRYGTGRDLLLGARFVQADGTVTWGGAKVVKSVTGYDIPKLLVGSLGTLGLIVEATLRLHPVPPDTGSWLVVFDENERAGDFLSAILASTLEPDRLAWLNDGALRRLGQPPAAAALCVSIRTVAKAVTSQGAALAALSEQSGGKARALPAELWTKLGGALVAPLVLKVAGEIRRQSRWAAEVEHRASRQDLSAAIVGEAGNGVFRAALTGTIEPDIFGRELVTPLREALREEGGSLVVERAPRLLKDAADVWGPVPEAALGVMRRLKSEFDPLGILNPGRFVGGL, from the coding sequence GTGACCGTCTCCGCGCCGGCGCTCGAAGAAGGTCTCGGCGCCATCGTCGGCCCTGGGCATGTCACCGCCCAGTCCGCCGCCCTCTCGACCGTGTCGATCGACGGGCGCCCGCCCCGGTGGATCGCGAGCCCGGGCTCAACCGATGAGGTGAGCAGGATCCTCGCGCTGTGCTCGACGGAAAAGCTGGCGGTGTCGCCGCGCGGCCGCGGCTCCGCCACAGATCTCGGCAATCCGCCCCGGCGGCTCGATCTCGTCATCGACCTGGCCCGCCTCACTGCCGTCCTCGACTATGTCCCCGAGGACATGGTGGCCACGGTCCAGGCCGGGTGCATCCTCGAAGGCCTGGGCTCCGTCTTCGGCAAGCATGCGCAGATGCTGGCCCTCGACCCTCACGCGGGGCAGTCGCGAACCGTCGGCGGAGTGCTCGCGACCAATGCCTCGGGCCCTTCGCGCTTTCGCTACGGCACGGGGCGCGATCTGCTCCTCGGCGCCCGCTTCGTGCAGGCCGATGGCACCGTCACTTGGGGCGGCGCCAAGGTCGTCAAGTCGGTCACCGGCTATGACATCCCCAAGCTCCTCGTGGGATCGCTCGGCACTCTCGGGCTCATCGTGGAAGCCACCCTCAGGCTCCACCCAGTTCCTCCCGACACCGGCTCGTGGCTCGTCGTCTTCGACGAGAATGAGCGCGCGGGGGATTTTCTTTCGGCCATCCTTGCCTCCACGCTCGAGCCTGACCGGCTGGCCTGGCTCAATGACGGCGCGCTTCGCCGGCTCGGCCAGCCGCCCGCAGCCGCCGCTCTGTGCGTCTCGATCCGTACCGTCGCCAAAGCGGTGACGAGCCAGGGGGCGGCCCTCGCCGCCCTCAGCGAGCAGAGCGGCGGCAAGGCACGCGCGCTTCCCGCGGAGCTCTGGACAAAGCTGGGCGGAGCCCTCGTCGCGCCGCTCGTGCTCAAGGTTGCCGGCGAGATTCGTCGCCAGTCACGGTGGGCCGCCGAGGTCGAGCACAGAGCCTCCCGCCAAGACCTCTCCGCCGCCATCGTCGGCGAGGCCGGCAACGGCGTCTTCCGCGCGGCCCTCACGGGCACGATCGAGCCCGACATCTTCGGGCGCGAGCTCGTGACGCCGCTCCGGGAGGCGCTTCGCGAAGAAGGCGGCAGCCTGGTGGTGGAGCGCGCGCCGCGGCTCCTCAAGGACGCGGCCGATGTCTGGGGCCCCGTGCCCGAGGCCGCCCTGGGTGTCATGAGGCGGCTCAAGTCGGAATTCGATCCGCTCGGCATTCTGAATCCCGGGCGCTTCGTGGGGGGGCTGTGA
- a CDS encoding LutB/LldF family L-lactate oxidation iron-sulfur protein — protein sequence MSETEQGTPFATRASGALKDAYLQEALGIATTKFIGLRRESFLDFPQGDALRDRARAIKEATLQQLDRHLERLADNIERLGGHVHWAATGEEARDIILRLCRDKGVRMAVKSKSMATEEIELNEALEHAGVKPVETDLGEYIIQLAHEKPSHIIAPAIHKTKGQVADLFSQELGGRFEADPEVLTKVARVELRQKFLEADMGITGANFAVAETGTVVLVTNEGNGRMVTSLPRIHVAVMGMEKVIPSMTDLMVFLAILARSATGQKLSSYTTLVRGPRQPGEMEGPEEFHLILMDNGRTRQIAGTLREALYCLRCGACLNVCPVYRQIGGHAYGHTYPGPIGILLTAMLKGAASVKELAHASSLCGACKDVCPVRIDIPRMLVELREHLDTEKIAPWTERVLFGMARRIMMRPRWFKWGAAVARLAQRPFVRKGRLASLPLFFGKWTATRDLPPVAPQTFSERWREIGRP from the coding sequence ATGAGCGAGACTGAACAGGGCACGCCCTTCGCGACGCGGGCCAGCGGCGCCCTCAAGGACGCCTACCTGCAGGAAGCGCTGGGCATCGCCACCACCAAGTTCATCGGCCTGCGCCGCGAGTCCTTCCTCGACTTCCCCCAGGGCGACGCCCTCCGCGATCGCGCCCGCGCCATCAAGGAGGCGACGCTCCAGCAGCTCGACCGCCACCTCGAGCGCCTGGCCGACAATATCGAGCGCCTCGGCGGGCACGTGCACTGGGCGGCCACCGGTGAGGAGGCGAGGGACATCATCCTGCGTCTGTGCCGGGACAAGGGCGTGAGGATGGCCGTCAAGAGCAAGTCCATGGCCACCGAGGAGATCGAGCTCAACGAGGCCCTCGAGCACGCGGGGGTCAAGCCGGTGGAGACCGACCTGGGCGAATACATCATCCAGCTCGCCCACGAAAAGCCCTCGCACATCATCGCCCCCGCCATCCACAAGACCAAGGGGCAGGTGGCCGATCTCTTCTCCCAGGAGCTGGGCGGCCGCTTCGAGGCCGACCCCGAAGTGCTGACCAAGGTCGCGCGGGTGGAGCTCCGGCAGAAATTCCTCGAGGCGGACATGGGCATCACGGGTGCCAACTTCGCGGTGGCGGAGACGGGGACGGTGGTGCTGGTGACCAACGAGGGCAATGGTCGCATGGTCACCTCCTTGCCGCGCATCCACGTGGCCGTCATGGGCATGGAGAAGGTCATCCCGTCCATGACCGACCTCATGGTCTTCCTCGCCATCCTCGCGCGGAGCGCCACGGGGCAGAAGCTCTCGTCCTACACGACGCTCGTGCGCGGGCCCCGTCAGCCCGGCGAGATGGAGGGGCCGGAGGAGTTCCACCTCATCCTGATGGACAACGGCCGCACCCGGCAGATCGCGGGGACGCTGCGCGAGGCCCTCTACTGTCTCCGCTGCGGCGCCTGCCTGAACGTGTGCCCCGTGTACCGGCAGATCGGGGGCCACGCCTACGGCCACACGTACCCAGGCCCCATCGGCATCCTCCTCACCGCCATGCTCAAGGGTGCAGCGTCCGTGAAGGAGCTGGCCCACGCCTCCTCGCTCTGCGGCGCCTGCAAGGACGTGTGCCCGGTGCGGATCGATATCCCGCGCATGCTCGTCGAGCTCAGAGAGCATCTCGACACGGAGAAGATCGCCCCGTGGACGGAGCGGGTCCTTTTCGGGATGGCGCGCCGGATCATGATGCGGCCTCGATGGTTCAAATGGGGGGCGGCGGTCGCCCGTCTGGCCCAGAGGCCATTCGTGAGGAAGGGCCGGCTGGCTTCGCTGCCCCTCTTCTTCGGGAAGTGGACGGCCACGCGCGATCTTCCTCCCGTGGCTCCACAGACCTTCAGCGAGCGCTGGCGGGAGATCGGGCGTCCGTGA
- the trxB gene encoding thioredoxin-disulfide reductase, whose translation MATTRKVVIIGSGPAGYTAAIYAARANLAPVMFMGTQWGGQLMLTTLVENYPGFVDGIDGPPLMEHFKSQAVRFGAEMIADDVTEVDLGRRPFRVTAGERTIEALTVIVATGATAKLIGLPNESKLMGRGVSTCATCDGFFFKDQNIMVVGGGDSAMEEALYLSRLGRQVQVVHRRDALRASKIMQERALKNPKIEFIWDTAVEDVLDPDKGKVTSVRLKNLKSGVVWETPVDGLFVAIGHQPNTALFEGQIELHLNGYMKVMPGTTQTSVPGVFAAGDVADFTYRQAVTAAGTGCMAALEAERYLEAQYSGA comes from the coding sequence ATGGCCACGACACGCAAGGTCGTCATCATCGGATCGGGCCCGGCCGGCTACACGGCGGCCATCTATGCCGCCCGCGCCAACCTGGCTCCCGTCATGTTCATGGGCACCCAGTGGGGCGGTCAGCTCATGCTGACCACGCTCGTGGAGAACTATCCGGGCTTCGTGGACGGCATCGACGGGCCGCCGCTCATGGAGCACTTCAAGAGTCAGGCGGTGCGCTTCGGCGCCGAGATGATCGCCGACGACGTGACGGAGGTGGACCTCGGCCGGCGCCCCTTCCGCGTCACGGCCGGGGAGCGTACCATCGAGGCGCTCACCGTGATCGTCGCCACGGGGGCCACGGCCAAGCTCATCGGGCTTCCCAACGAGTCCAAGCTGATGGGACGCGGCGTCTCGACCTGCGCCACCTGCGATGGCTTCTTTTTCAAGGACCAGAACATCATGGTGGTGGGCGGAGGCGACTCCGCCATGGAAGAGGCGCTGTACCTCTCCCGGCTCGGGCGGCAGGTGCAGGTCGTCCACCGGCGCGATGCGCTCCGCGCCTCCAAGATCATGCAGGAGCGTGCCCTCAAGAATCCCAAGATCGAGTTCATCTGGGACACCGCGGTGGAGGACGTCCTGGATCCCGACAAGGGCAAGGTTACCTCCGTCCGGCTCAAGAACCTCAAGAGCGGCGTGGTCTGGGAGACGCCGGTCGACGGGCTCTTCGTGGCCATCGGACATCAGCCGAACACCGCCCTCTTCGAGGGACAGATCGAGCTCCACCTGAACGGGTACATGAAGGTGATGCCGGGCACGACCCAGACCTCCGTGCCCGGCGTCTTCGCGGCCGGCGACGTCGCCGACTTCACCTATCGCCAGGCCGTGACGGCCGCGGGCACCGGTTGCATGGCCGCCCTCGAGGCCGAGCGCTATCTGGAGGCGCAGTACTCCGGGGCGTAG
- a CDS encoding (Fe-S)-binding protein: MIESAVGDRALPGAFDGPDAPSMDGLRACVHCGICLPQCPTYRVLGEEMDSPRGRIYLMRAAAEGRAELTPGLARHLDLCLGCRACETACPSGVPFGQLLEATRAQLDRKRVRAPESAHATLEWALAVFPHPARLGALLWPLRLYQASGLQALVRASGMLAPFKRLQAMEALLPRLMPSSSMRLPELVPARGKARGRAALLTGCVQRFFFPGINAATVRLLSAAGWDVVVPRVQGCCGALHLHAGRLDEFRLMARSLMATLGHDVDIVVTNAAGCGSALKEYGHGLGDERAERFAGLVKDICEVLVDADLPLGELRETVTYHDACHLVHGQKVRAQPRELLRRIPGLTLVDLKDSDLCCGSAGVYNLLEPGMAAELGRRKIERIRETGARIVATGNPGCIMQIFQHALEAGLLVEVLHPVSLLSQALREP, from the coding sequence GTGATCGAGTCGGCCGTGGGCGACCGTGCGCTCCCCGGCGCCTTCGATGGACCGGACGCGCCGTCCATGGATGGCCTCCGCGCCTGTGTCCACTGTGGCATCTGCCTGCCCCAGTGTCCGACCTATCGCGTGCTGGGCGAGGAGATGGATTCGCCCCGCGGCCGCATCTACCTCATGCGCGCCGCCGCCGAGGGCCGGGCCGAGCTGACGCCGGGGCTGGCGCGGCATCTCGACCTCTGTCTCGGCTGCCGCGCCTGCGAGACGGCCTGCCCGTCGGGCGTGCCCTTCGGACAGCTCCTCGAGGCGACCCGGGCCCAGCTCGACCGGAAGCGCGTGCGCGCGCCCGAGAGCGCGCATGCCACGCTCGAGTGGGCGCTCGCGGTCTTCCCGCATCCCGCTCGCCTGGGCGCGCTGCTGTGGCCGCTCCGCCTCTACCAGGCCTCGGGGCTCCAGGCTCTCGTCCGCGCATCGGGCATGCTGGCGCCCTTCAAGCGGCTGCAGGCGATGGAGGCGCTCCTCCCTCGCCTGATGCCGAGCTCCTCCATGCGGCTGCCGGAGCTTGTCCCCGCTCGCGGCAAGGCGCGCGGACGGGCCGCCCTCCTGACCGGCTGCGTCCAGCGCTTCTTCTTCCCGGGAATCAATGCCGCGACGGTGCGGTTGCTTTCTGCGGCGGGCTGGGACGTCGTGGTCCCGCGCGTCCAGGGGTGCTGCGGGGCGCTTCATCTTCATGCCGGCCGGCTGGACGAGTTTCGATTGATGGCGCGGAGCCTCATGGCCACCCTTGGACATGACGTCGACATCGTGGTGACGAATGCCGCCGGCTGCGGCTCGGCGCTCAAGGAGTACGGTCACGGGCTGGGCGACGAGCGGGCCGAGCGCTTCGCCGGTCTCGTGAAGGACATCTGCGAGGTCCTCGTCGACGCAGACCTGCCCCTGGGCGAGCTCAGGGAGACGGTGACCTACCACGACGCCTGCCATCTCGTGCATGGGCAGAAGGTGCGCGCCCAGCCCCGAGAGCTCCTCCGACGCATCCCGGGGCTGACCCTGGTGGACCTCAAGGACAGCGACCTCTGCTGCGGCAGCGCGGGCGTCTACAATCTCCTCGAGCCCGGGATGGCCGCCGAGCTCGGGCGGCGCAAGATCGAGCGCATCCGCGAGACGGGAGCGCGCATCGTGGCCACGGGGAATCCCGGCTGCATCATGCAGATATTCCAGCACGCTCTAGAGGCTGGCCTACTCGTCGAAGTGCTGCACCCCGTCTCGCTCCTGTCTCAAGCGCTGAGGGAGCCATGA
- a CDS encoding DUF2203 domain-containing protein, whose translation MSQRLFTRAEVDALIPKLTELMGEAMDLYRRASALQEALEEQREKIRSTGGATVDRRDWKARAERLDGFGIEVKQALARILELGGVIKDLEMGLVDFPGLVTEIAGEQPVNLCWRHGEDRVRFWHGFDEGFAQRKPLP comes from the coding sequence ATGAGCCAGCGACTCTTCACGCGGGCGGAAGTGGACGCGCTGATCCCGAAGCTCACCGAGCTCATGGGCGAAGCCATGGACCTCTACCGTCGCGCCAGCGCGCTGCAGGAAGCTCTCGAGGAGCAGCGCGAGAAGATCCGCTCCACGGGCGGGGCCACCGTCGACCGGCGGGACTGGAAGGCCCGGGCGGAGCGGCTCGACGGCTTCGGCATCGAGGTCAAGCAAGCCCTGGCGCGGATCCTGGAGCTGGGCGGGGTCATCAAGGATCTCGAGATGGGGCTCGTGGACTTTCCGGGGCTCGTGACCGAGATCGCGGGAGAGCAGCCCGTCAATCTGTGCTGGAGGCATGGCGAGGACCGCGTGCGCTTCTGGCACGGGTTCGACGAAGGCTTTGCGCAGCGCAAGCCCCTGCCATGA
- a CDS encoding lactate utilization protein: protein MTTRAEFLQDIRREMAKTRGLFEAAASPRPAAPQEAAETVRRQMLERWPQALERFREEFERVAGIFHRASRLEAVPALIGEIARERKATRLLSWSPGALGLDLHAHLGREGFAVTTAQDADPPESERARHREEAAAADLGVTGVDWALGETGTLVLVSGRGRPRSTSLLPATHVAVFGPTQLLESLEQVGIMLEALHADPSRAMSGAVISFITGPSRTADIELTLTRGVHGPKDVHAIFVEGP from the coding sequence GTGACCACGCGGGCCGAGTTCCTCCAGGACATCAGACGCGAGATGGCCAAGACGCGCGGCCTCTTCGAGGCGGCCGCCTCGCCGCGCCCGGCCGCGCCTCAGGAGGCCGCGGAGACCGTGCGCCGCCAGATGCTCGAGCGCTGGCCCCAGGCTCTCGAGCGCTTCCGCGAGGAGTTCGAGCGGGTGGCCGGCATCTTCCACCGGGCGTCCCGCCTGGAGGCGGTGCCCGCGCTCATCGGCGAGATCGCGCGCGAGCGCAAGGCCACGCGCCTTCTCTCCTGGTCTCCCGGAGCGCTCGGGCTGGACCTCCACGCTCACCTCGGCCGTGAGGGCTTCGCGGTGACCACCGCCCAGGATGCCGATCCGCCGGAGAGCGAGCGTGCGCGGCACCGTGAGGAGGCGGCCGCCGCGGATCTCGGGGTCACCGGCGTGGACTGGGCGCTCGGCGAGACGGGCACCCTCGTCCTCGTCTCGGGCCGGGGACGGCCGCGCTCGACGTCCCTCCTGCCCGCCACGCATGTGGCCGTGTTCGGGCCCACCCAGCTCCTCGAGTCGCTGGAGCAGGTGGGCATCATGCTGGAGGCGCTTCACGCCGATCCGTCGCGCGCCATGTCGGGCGCCGTCATCAGCTTCATCACGGGACCCTCACGCACGGCCGATATCGAGCTCACCCTCACGCGGGGCGTGCACGGGCCCAAGGACGTCCACGCCATCTTCGTGGAGGGGCCATGA
- a CDS encoding 2-oxoacid:ferredoxin oxidoreductase subunit beta, with the protein MSTVTGVPGATPKYTKKDFESDQDVRWCPGCGDYAILSAAQKTMPDLGIPKENIVFISGIGCSSRFPYYMNTYGFHTIHGRAPALATGLKLARPELKVFVVTGDGDGLSIGGNHLLHVLRRNVDVTILLFNNRIYGLTKGQYSPTSELGKVTKSTPMGSADRPLSPCVFALAAGATYVARTVDRSIAHMEETLRRASRHKGAAFVEILQNCNVYNDLAFNVLYDKDSKAQFELRLEHGKPIVWGPADDRRGLVLEGLKPKVVKVKEVSESTLWVHDEADRATATLLAQLWAPEYPVPLGTLLNQEGETTYEEILIQQEQKAISDRGPGDIAKLLMSGETWKIG; encoded by the coding sequence GTGAGTACGGTCACCGGAGTGCCCGGGGCGACACCGAAGTACACGAAGAAGGATTTCGAGTCCGACCAGGATGTGCGCTGGTGCCCCGGCTGCGGGGACTACGCCATCCTGAGCGCGGCGCAGAAGACGATGCCCGATCTCGGCATCCCCAAGGAGAACATCGTGTTCATCTCAGGGATCGGCTGCTCGAGCCGCTTCCCCTACTACATGAACACCTACGGCTTTCACACGATTCACGGGCGCGCCCCCGCGCTGGCCACCGGTCTCAAGCTGGCCCGGCCCGAGCTCAAGGTCTTCGTGGTCACGGGCGACGGCGACGGGCTCAGCATCGGCGGCAATCATTTGCTGCACGTGCTGCGGCGCAACGTCGACGTCACCATCCTGCTCTTCAACAACCGGATCTATGGGCTGACCAAGGGGCAGTACTCCCCCACCAGCGAGCTCGGCAAGGTGACCAAGTCCACCCCCATGGGCTCGGCCGACCGGCCGCTCAGTCCCTGCGTCTTCGCCCTCGCCGCCGGCGCCACCTATGTCGCCCGCACGGTCGATCGCAGCATCGCCCACATGGAGGAGACGCTCAGGCGCGCCTCTCGTCACAAGGGCGCGGCCTTCGTGGAGATCCTCCAGAACTGCAACGTCTACAACGACCTCGCCTTCAACGTGCTCTACGACAAGGACTCGAAGGCCCAGTTCGAGCTGCGGCTGGAGCACGGCAAGCCGATCGTCTGGGGTCCGGCCGATGACCGGCGCGGTCTCGTGCTCGAGGGGCTCAAGCCCAAGGTCGTCAAGGTCAAGGAGGTTTCCGAGAGCACGCTCTGGGTGCACGACGAGGCAGACCGGGCCACGGCCACCCTCCTCGCCCAGCTCTGGGCGCCCGAGTATCCGGTCCCCCTCGGCACCCTGCTCAACCAGGAGGGCGAGACGACGTACGAGGAGATCTTGATCCAGCAGGAGCAGAAGGCCATCTCGGACCGTGGTCCCGGCGACATCGCCAAGCTCTTGATGTCGGGGGAGACCTGGAAGATCGGATAG
- a CDS encoding HAD family hydrolase produces MTREAVLFDLFDTLVLFDRSRLPEVHANGKTMRSTAGHLHQAFRPFAPALELDDFVSSLFWSWQEAERIRGETHREVAAQERFGMMFGRLGLDRAALPREALEVLLSTHKRELSRAIVFPEHHRELLRELKRSHRLAVVSNFDYTPTARLVLEREGVADLFDTVIVSDEVGWRKPKAVIFELALRRLGVGPEQALMVGDRADIDVAGAQAVGMAAAWINRDGGPLPDGAPAPEFEIRDLAELPAILRASGDGAGGI; encoded by the coding sequence ATGACGCGCGAGGCCGTGCTCTTCGACCTCTTCGACACCCTCGTGCTCTTCGACCGCTCGCGGCTGCCCGAAGTGCACGCCAATGGCAAGACCATGCGCTCGACGGCGGGCCATCTCCACCAGGCCTTCCGGCCCTTCGCCCCCGCGCTCGAGCTCGACGACTTCGTGAGCTCGCTCTTCTGGAGCTGGCAGGAGGCCGAGCGCATCCGCGGCGAGACTCACCGCGAGGTGGCCGCCCAGGAGCGCTTCGGCATGATGTTCGGTCGGCTCGGCCTCGACCGTGCCGCCCTCCCGCGGGAGGCGCTGGAGGTGCTTCTCTCGACCCACAAGCGCGAGCTGAGCCGGGCCATCGTCTTCCCCGAGCACCATCGGGAGCTGCTCCGCGAGCTCAAGCGCAGCCATCGCCTCGCCGTGGTGTCGAACTTCGACTACACGCCGACGGCGCGGCTCGTGCTCGAGCGCGAGGGCGTGGCCGATCTCTTCGACACCGTCATCGTCTCGGACGAGGTGGGCTGGCGCAAGCCCAAGGCGGTGATCTTCGAGCTCGCCCTCCGGCGGCTCGGGGTGGGGCCGGAGCAGGCCCTGATGGTCGGCGACCGCGCGGACATCGACGTGGCGGGTGCCCAGGCCGTGGGCATGGCGGCGGCGTGGATCAACCGCGACGGGGGTCCGCTGCCCGATGGGGCGCCCGCGCCCGAGTTCGAGATTCGTGATCTCGCGGAGTTGCCGGCTATCTTGAGAGCGTCGGGAGACGGGGCGGGAGGCATCTAG
- a CDS encoding FAD-linked oxidase C-terminal domain-containing protein, translated as MPLSAAVLSELERIVGPRGLVATPEGRMTYECDMHTFYKGAPDVVVLPETTEQVAELVRLCRREHVALVPRGSGTGLIGGAMAPLGGVMVSLTRMNRILELDFENRSATVQPGLINLWLSQATREHGYYFAPDPSSQMVSSIGGNASTNAGGPHCLKYGITVNHVLGLELVTGAGEVLRVGGKVQDQPGYDLTGALVGSEGTLGLLTAVTVRLLHEPEGVKTLLASFSTIDNASETVSAIVGAGIIPAALEMIDEVVVRAIEEGIGAGYPKGAGAVLLIELDGPMAEIDEQSARIVEMCRSRAALEIRVAKDETERTLLWKGRKEAAGVFGRLSATWLLQDAVVPRSRLPQIMREVQAIAARHRLVIANVFHAGDGNLHPLILYNDLVPGELERAKAANDELLRACLAMGGSVTGEHGVGLDKASSMPFQFGEADLAFMARFRRVLDPDGIMNPGKLLPSHPACGEAFKPAAPRLPAGTWI; from the coding sequence GTGCCCCTGAGCGCAGCTGTGCTGAGCGAGCTCGAGCGCATCGTCGGCCCCCGGGGTCTCGTGGCGACGCCGGAAGGCCGGATGACCTACGAGTGCGACATGCACACCTTCTACAAGGGCGCGCCCGACGTCGTGGTGCTGCCCGAGACCACGGAGCAGGTGGCCGAGCTAGTCCGTCTCTGCCGGCGCGAGCATGTCGCCCTGGTCCCGCGAGGCTCCGGCACGGGGCTCATCGGCGGGGCCATGGCGCCCCTGGGCGGCGTCATGGTGTCGCTGACGCGGATGAACCGCATCCTCGAGCTCGATTTCGAGAATCGCAGCGCCACCGTGCAGCCGGGCCTCATCAACCTCTGGCTCTCCCAGGCCACGCGCGAGCATGGCTATTACTTCGCCCCCGATCCCTCGAGCCAGATGGTGTCCTCGATAGGCGGCAATGCCTCCACCAATGCCGGCGGCCCGCATTGCCTCAAGTACGGCATCACGGTCAACCACGTGCTGGGTCTCGAGCTGGTCACCGGGGCGGGTGAGGTGCTGCGCGTGGGCGGCAAGGTGCAGGATCAGCCGGGCTACGATCTCACCGGGGCGCTCGTGGGGAGCGAAGGGACGCTCGGTCTCCTGACCGCGGTGACGGTGCGCCTGCTCCACGAGCCGGAGGGTGTCAAGACGCTGCTCGCGTCGTTCTCGACCATCGACAACGCCTCGGAGACGGTCTCGGCCATCGTGGGGGCGGGGATCATCCCGGCCGCCCTCGAGATGATCGACGAGGTCGTCGTCCGCGCCATCGAGGAGGGCATCGGGGCGGGCTATCCGAAGGGAGCCGGCGCCGTCCTCCTCATCGAGCTCGACGGTCCCATGGCGGAGATCGACGAGCAGTCCGCGCGCATCGTGGAGATGTGCCGGAGCCGCGCGGCCCTCGAGATCCGGGTGGCCAAGGACGAGACGGAGCGGACCCTCCTCTGGAAGGGCCGAAAGGAAGCCGCGGGCGTCTTTGGACGCTTGTCGGCGACCTGGCTCCTGCAAGACGCCGTGGTGCCACGCTCCCGCTTGCCGCAGATCATGAGGGAAGTGCAGGCCATCGCGGCGCGGCACCGGCTGGTCATCGCCAATGTCTTCCACGCGGGCGACGGCAATCTCCACCCCCTGATTCTCTACAATGACCTGGTTCCCGGCGAGCTCGAGCGCGCCAAGGCCGCCAATGACGAGCTGCTGCGGGCCTGCCTGGCCATGGGCGGCAGCGTCACGGGGGAGCATGGGGTCGGCCTCGACAAGGCCTCGAGCATGCCGTTTCAGTTCGGCGAAGCGGACCTGGCCTTCATGGCCCGCTTCCGCCGCGTCCTCGATCCCGACGGGATCATGAACCCGGGCAAGCTCCTGCCCTCGCACCCCGCCTGCGGCGAGGCGTTCAAGCCGGCGGCGCCGCGGCTGCCCGCGGGCACCTGGATCTGA
- a CDS encoding cupin domain-containing protein, translating into MKIRVRDHVQLSLDKMAKVALASSERTLLDLYCVAPGQSQKPHTHGGEDKIYYVLEGTGRFSLGGTEEKLEPGDALMAPAGVEHGLVNDGTEPLLVLVVVSPPPPHAPEKKKP; encoded by the coding sequence ATGAAGATACGCGTCCGCGACCACGTCCAGCTCTCGCTCGACAAGATGGCCAAGGTGGCGCTTGCCTCCTCGGAGCGCACCCTGCTCGATCTCTACTGCGTCGCCCCCGGCCAGTCGCAGAAGCCCCACACCCACGGCGGCGAGGACAAGATCTACTATGTCCTCGAGGGCACGGGCCGCTTCTCCCTCGGCGGCACCGAGGAAAAGCTCGAGCCCGGCGATGCCCTGATGGCGCCGGCGGGCGTCGAGCACGGGCTCGTCAATGATGGCACGGAGCCGCTCCTCGTCCTCGTCGTGGTGTCGCCGCCGCCCCCTCACGCGCCGGAGAAGAAGAAGCCGTGA